The following DNA comes from Centroberyx gerrardi isolate f3 chromosome 4, fCenGer3.hap1.cur.20231027, whole genome shotgun sequence.
TCCGCCGGTGTCAATCCACGATATGTTGATGATTTTGGTTTCTGGGCCACATGGGTTGGGGTTTTAGGTCTTGTTGCAGGTGAAGCTGTGGGTGATGTTCCATATGTAGGTGTCTTTGGTCTTGGATACCCAGTTGCTGTTGTCATAAGTCGGGACGCCTCGTATGTTGGAGTCTTAGGCCTCTGATAGCCGTAGGAAGTCACCACTGGTTTTGTTGGCTCAGATGTGGGAGTTTTAGGCCTTTGATAGCCAAGTGGAGCCGGTAGGGTCTTTTCTCTCGTCAGCTCAGGCACTGCAGCTTCCTGCTGAGCAGATTGTGATTTTGAAATACTTTCTTGGTTTGATTTAGCTGCAGATGTCTTTGCTGGTGTTATGTCTGCATGAATGTCCCCATTTAGAGTACATTTATCATTTGATATTGTCTTGGCAAGCGTAGCCTCAATAGTCTTCACACTTTGGGAAGTAGACAAACTGACAGCAGTGGAAACCGTTGTTGGTGTTTTTGACCTCTCTGGCTCTACTGTGATTGGTGACACTGCGAATAAAAGAGGGTTGGCTTTTGAGATTTCAAAGACAGGCGTTGTAGCCCGGGTCACGTGATATGACGGTGTTTTAGACCGACCAGATGGAGTTCTTGATGTTGGAAACTCATAAGTTGGTGTTTTAGCTCTTTTGATCTCAGATGTTGGAGTTACGACTCTATTCATCTCTCCTGTAGGTGTCCCTCTTTTGGTTTCTGAAGTTTTTCTCTGGGGATCTGCGCCCAACAAAGGACTCTGGCCTGTCGGTGTCGAACCTCGTTTGATTTCTGATGTTGGAGTCAAACCTCTTTTCACCTCAGATGTTGGTGTCGGGCCTCGTTTTACTTCTGGTgtaggtgttttattttgaggTAGCGTACTGCCAATAGCGGTTAATCCAGCTGTATCATACACCGGTGGGGTCCTGGATGTCTCGTAATATGACGTGTTTGCAGTGTACATCCTAATTTGAGGGACATCAAACATTGGTTTGGGTGATCTGGAGGTTTCGGTCGCTCTAAACATTGGACGAGGGCTTTTCGCTTTGACGAGCGGGGTCAACACCGTGAGAGGTCTCGTCATAGCTTGAGTTGTCACTGTAAAAGGAGTTGGACCTGGACTTCGAGGTTTTGGCTGTGGGGCTGCAGGCTTTAAACCAACATAAGTTTCAGCAACTGAGCTGTGAGCTACCATTGTCACTTCAACAGCTGGTATTGACGCCTCAGGCACAGATATTTTGGGTACCGTTGCCTGGGTGGCCGGCCCCCAAGCTGGTGAGACTCCACGAGCCGGCGCTGGATAAGAAGAAACTGGGGTCACATGTTGCGGGAAGGAGTATGATGGAGCCGCCACCGTCTGAGGCGAGAACCTAGCCACTCTGCCATACGCTACACGCTGCGGGTAAGGGGACGCCACATGCTGATACAGCGGCCGGACGGTGAATCGAGGGTGCTGCGGTACTCCGTAGAGAGGCGTCTCTGGCGTCTTGGGCGGGGTGGAGTGGTCGCTGTGCTCCAGGTCGGGACTCGCTTCGTTCACAGGGGAAAGGCTGGAGCGGAACGGCGCGGCGGACTGCGATGCCTGAGCGGAGGCCTTTTTCTTGGCGCTTTTCTTGAGGAGTTTCTGAAGCCGGGCATTGTCCTTTCTGGGCTTGGGCAGCAGGGGCGGAGGGTACTGCTGGGAAAGCAGGCCGGGCTGGGCGACGCTGCTGTAGGCGACAGCCATGAGCACTTCAGCCCCCTGCGGAGAAAAGGCACAAAACTGTGAGGCAGATTTTTAGAGTAAGGGGGATTCACAGCAAGTTACGTTGCTTAGTTAGTTCTGCCTGAAAGTGTTAAAACCTAAAACTATAGCCTACACTATACTGAACTGTATGATAGGAAAAAAGGCTGCATTACTGTGTTGATGCCAGATGTGAACAAGAGAacttattttatatattatgtcattttattattgttttttctttcttttttgttttaacccCTTTGAATGCCCTTTATATCCCTCATTATATTTGTCTATTTGTATGTACATGCTATAAAGtttgaaaattcaataaaatataaatcatagaaaaaaCTGTCTATAACCAAACAGGGTGAATAATGATAGTTCAGTCACTGAGGAGCACACTGcatatttaacattttcttttttctctttttcagacTTGTGTCATGATGATTACTGAggcgctgctgctgccgccaaAGTTATCTTCTCTTCAAATGGTTTAACCTTCACATCACAAAACATCTGCTGGCTATAGAGACATCTAACAGAAGCAGCTCTTATAAGACAATATTTCACGCATATTCAATAAATCACTTTTTCTGACACGCTCAGTTGGACGCATAGAAACTCAACAGACAGCTCAAGCCCAAACAATCTTATCATAAAATGtctatttttgttcagtttccTCTTTCCGTTTTTATATTTTCTGACTTGTATATATCTGACTGTGACGTTTCTTCTCTGTTTactatttctgtattttattcCACTACAGTGTTTAGGTGAATGCattgaaaatgtctgtttatCATTGTATGATGGCGTGTAACGGATAATCTCTTTTAAATAGAAAAGTTTACATTTGCCAATCATGTAGGATTAATCTCTCTGATTGCCGCACTAAATATCATGCAAAGTATATGTTCTGTTATCTGTTCTGCACTTACACTTTGGTTATAGAACAATCTCAAGTCGTCGCCCTGTGGGTTGGGGGAAGGGAGACGTGTATTTTGTGACAAATTGTAAAAATCTCAGAGTTTATAATGAGTATAATGATTACATTTCTGCAACTATGAGCTTAGTAGATCATCTGTCCTTTCACTTCACTTgcagtgataaaacacagaccTGCTTAATACTCTGTGGTACCTGAGTAACCAAAATGCTTAGATATCTGTTCCATCACACCAAACATAATCCCACACACTAACATGTACGCTGAATCCATAACCCTCTGTCTCCTGTGTCTTGTCTTCAGTGCTGCACACTGGTGCCTTCAGCTCTATTTATACTACTAATGCAGACATTTTTCACCTTAAATACTCACTAATTGAGATTTCTGCTTGTATGTTTTCATAACCTTTTTtcttaaataaattaaaatcattttctacttCAGTTGTGCCTTctttgttttagtgttttcagtgtgtgtttgtttttttgttaattaaCTAACCACTGCGCTAGAAACACAACACATCGTCgctgtctggtgaaaaccttttatcCCCAAAATGTTACGTTttcaggaacaaagaaaaacagccttgttttcagctctgtgaagatgcatttttgatgtttttcaaaatgtgaaaatcacaaaaaattggagttgcaacaacaacagcaacatgttAATACCATGTTGCATCAGTATGTGTTGCTATTGACATAATGTCggtgtcaggtgaaaacctcatatctccaaaatgtcaaattttcacGAAATCAGAAGAACAGCCTGACCACCAAGCATTTTAAGATCATCTGttgggttttgaaaggtttcatCAGCCGCAGaaatgtaatccttcaatttaagtgaaagcatgaaaatcaccaaaatttggGTTTTACGAAGCTTTCACAGGACAACAGCGACATGTTTAAAAAACTTGTGTTGTCCTAAACtcgacacacagatgtgttgaaaaccacTCATCCTTTTTTGTGAGTGCTGTTTAGAAAAGACGAGCGCTGCAGACTGAGATCAGGACTGCAGGCTGGAGCGTGAAATAAGAGTCAAGTCGAACTCTCCTGCAgaacgccgccgccgcctcacaGCTGATCCTGGAAGCTTCCTTGGCCTAATTTTAGTCTGAAGGCAGAGAGGAGGCCGGCCAATCACCTGCTTCCCTTTTTTAAGaccccattttttttaaacaggctGCATCGCTTTcccaaaacaataaatcagtgGGCTGGGATGCAGATCAGATGCAGCCCATCAGAGACAGCAGCCTCTACATTTACAGCTGCCTCTAGAGTATCACAACCTGAGAAGTTACCAAACTAACAAGAACACTTTGTAAGATGAAGGAATCAAGAGTGAGATTACATTTCAGCACTGACTCCAGCTGGATAAAGTTCTTATATGAGAGCGGCCTCCCTCTCTTTGCAGGTCAATACTTCTGGTATTTTCCTAGTGAAGCTCCTCTGGTCTGTTGTGTTTTACGTATCAGATACTCCGTCCTTTAAGCCTGTTTTGGTGCAGTGAGAGCAGAAAGTTTTGGTTCTGCGATGGTTCTCCTGTGTAGTTCACTGGATAGAGTGAGGCACTACTCTGCCAGGGTTACAGGTTCCATTCCCATCCATGCTAAAAATGAATGCACTCATACTGGAAGGTGCTTTGGATTAAAGTCTCCACCAAGTGGTAGAAAAATGGCATTACATGAGCTTGGAATTACGAGGCTCTATCTGactttttggttgttgtttttttttttaatcaaaattgagttatccacatattcatgatctttgaatgttactttagcctatgcttgtgtggtgttatttttttatttttttttaaagaatccttcggggttaaatatttaaaaagatagaaagtacatTACAGTTTTGCCAGTTAAATCTGATGCTCAGTATCTCAAATCTGCAGATAGAAACTTACAACTCCAAACTCACAATTTATAGATTGAGTTTTATGTTCATGGCCACAGTGCAGTTGTAGACCTGGGATATAGCTGTGTCCCAGGTCTCctgctatatatatatgttgtgtCCCAAGTCTCCtgctatatataaatatatatatgtatgtatgcttaAGACCTGCTGAAGGGTGAAAGTGAATGCAGAGCATCTGACCTCATGACATCACAGCCCATCACTGGAGAAGGCTTCAGATTCACAAGTAAATACATCAATTTGTAACTGAAACTAGCCAACGATATGAGAAACCAgcaatttaaaagaaattgaTGATGGAAAAGtcaaataagtaaaaaaaaaagcttggagTTATGAGGATCTGTCTGGTAGAGCAGTTCTGAGAGATTTGATGCTGTTTTGTACTtactatctttttaaatatttaacctaAAAGGTtctttattaaaaaaagaacattacACAAACATCCAGAGATCAtaaatatgtggataactcaattttgtgAGATAAGCTCACAATATGACTAAATATGACCCAGAACGTTTGGTCCGCACAATGTTTTGCAAGTGCAAGACACCTGACATCATACAATCCGTATAAAAACAAGCACTTAATATCCTCAGTTTACTATGTGTGTCACCTCAGTGAAATGTAGGCCAGTGCTGGTTGTGTtttaaagccccccccccctgcagtaACAGAGGCTGAACTTGCTGCCTGACACATGAGAGGCCGTCCATCCTTTTAAGGCTCTGGAAGGTTAGGCATTTGGAGCTCCTCCAGGATGCAAGTTCAAAAGAGGAAAGGGTAATAATAGCCATCTAATAAAACCAGTTGGTCCACAATGGCCGCTGGTGTCCACCTTAAGTAACTGAATCCACCCCAAAAGACATTCACCTGCAGTTCTGTTAtgaagctacacacacacacacacacacacacacacacacacacaccacaccttTTGATTGAATATGGAGGGACTTACCAGGTAAAAAACTTGTTGCTGATGCTAGAAGCGCTGACAGGTTCCCCTtcacagaacagagagaacattGACTTTAActcaaattcaaaacaataaaacaacacaccAAACAGGAAAACATTCTTGCGCTTTTCTTACGGCATTTTCCACTATAAAATTAcaggcaaaacaaaaatatatatttatcatTTACTTTGTTATGATGCCTCATTGCAGCTAGGACAGAGACATGACTGGACTGAATGTGTTGAAGCCACAGGCAGTTTTAACAGTAATCTCAGCTCTGGTTGATGCTTTAAACGTTGCACTGCTAAAAACCCTCAGCTTTCCAAACACATGTCAAATCCCCGGCTGGCGGGGGGGCAGCCTGCCGCAGCAGCTGCCCGCCCGCcgctccctgcctccctgcctccctgcccaCAGCATTAACACGCTCTGTCTGGAGAATAAAAGGTGAATTGTGCCGTGTTTACCTGTGCGACTGCTGCTTGGGGGGCGGCCGGCTGCTGCCTGCTTGTCCCAGCCCGGAGTGTCAGAGCGGCAGGTTCATGTTGAGCCCAACTCGACCCCCCTTCCTACAAATGGAAGGAACAGACTCCATGGCAGTCCAAAAATAAATCCTGAACCCCTCTGCTCAGAATGACAGCGTCGTGACAGCGGAGCGCAGCGCAGCCTGGCCGCAGCACCTTAGGTTTCACCACCTCAGGGCAGGGgctctcaaagtggggtccgagGGCCCCCAGGGGTCCCTAAATTGGGTTCCAGGGGGGTCCCAGGGGGCCTTGATGGAGGTCTAGGGAGtacccagcaaaatgaggaatagtttaatttcactataatttaattcacttaaaattatcccaattagagtgTAGTCCGGGTTCCTTTAGGTGGTCCCAAGGCTCCTTAAGGTGGGTTCCAGGGGTGCTTGATGGAGTTCCAGGGAATGCCcatcaaaatgaggaatagtttgatTGGAATATTTTCTTGTGAATTAAGATATAGTGGGGTCCGGGGAACACCAAGGGTCCTTTAAGCGGtcccaggggttcttgaggagGTTCCCAGGGACCTTAAGGGGGTTCCAGGAAGtacccagcaaaatgaggaattttAATTATACCAATTAGGGTGGAGTCCGGGGAACACCAGGGGTTCTTTAAGGAGTCCCAGGGCTCCTAGAGgaggttccaggagttcttgaggaggttccaggagttcttgaggaggttccaggagttcttgaggaggttccagggatGCTTTAGGGGTTCTAGGTGCTACCCagaaaaatgaggaatagtttaatttcactgtattttaattcactagaaatgatcccaattaCAGTGAGGCCTGGGGACccctaggggtccttgaggagattccatgggtccttgagggagttctaGGGCTCCTTAAGGGGATCCCAGGGCTCCTTGGAAGGGGGTGGGCAGGGACCCTTTAGGGGGTTGCAGGAGCACACAGCAAAATAGAAGGAATAGGAATAGTTGCATGTCAATTAAGTTTAactcactagaaattatcccaatttaAGTAGGGTCCAGGAATCCCCAGGAATCCTTGAAGGGGTTTGaaggtccttgaggaggttccaggggttccAGTGGTCATTGAGGAGGTTACAGAAGGtacccagcaaaatgaggaataactTAACTTCACTGTATTGTAATTCACTAGCAGTCATCCTAATTAGAGAATTATAAGAATTAATATTGTTATCACAGGtatcactctcactctcaggTTTCAATCTCCCCACCTATAACATAGACAATTCttcaattcaatactaaatcaacaacataTATGGGTCTCCCTGGGGGAAACGTTaccaaatgggggtctgtggcctgAAGTTTGTCTATTTGTGggtccatgacatgaaaacGTTTCAGATCCATTGCCCCAGGGTGACCAACAGTCTGTTCTGGACTCTGTCGGTGTGGCGCCCCCCGGAGGCAATTTTAAGCTCACTCAAGATTCCTGAGACAGTCGAGACCCAGCTGCTGTGAGTATGAAAGGTCTTCCTGATGAATTAATCCCTTCAAACCCTTTCAACACTGGAAACTGAAGTGTGTGCGGAACGATTCGTGCCGCAGCTCAGTTGGACTCACAATACAAGAAGAAAAAGTGGAAGTCATTGCTAACAGGGACAGCTGACAGTCCTGCAGAGCGTTGGGTGTCTGACTGCAATTACATtagaaacacagacaaacacatacaatcACTCATCCATTGTCAGACTGCTTGATTAAATTCA
Coding sequences within:
- the LOC144538544 gene encoding uncharacterized protein LOC144538544; amino-acid sequence: MAVAYSSVAQPGLLSQQYPPPLLPKPRKDNARLQKLLKKSAKKKASAQASQSAAPFRSSLSPVNEASPDLEHSDHSTPPKTPETPLYGVPQHPRFTVRPLYQHVASPYPQRVAYGRVARFSPQTVAAPSYSFPAGSWSLTSLGAGHPGNGTQNICA